A region from the Desulfurobacterium pacificum genome encodes:
- the flgG gene encoding flagellar basal-body rod protein FlgG, translating into MLRALWTSASGMEAQQTNLDVISNNIANVNTVGFKKSRANFEDLIYQDIRDPGVMSSDENRVPSGIQIGLGVKVSDVSKIFTQGSLMKTDKPLDVAIQGKGFFRIELPGGGYAYTRAGDFQLDDEGYIVTPEGYRLSPNIQISSPETVVNISISPNGKVYVVRNTGGQEVTEEVGNIKLYRFINPAGLKAIGGNLLVQTDASGEAIEGDPNTDGFGKLAQGFLEASNVNIVEEMVNLIVAQRAYEINSKGIITADEMLRTVASLKS; encoded by the coding sequence ATGCTTAGGGCTTTGTGGACTTCAGCTTCCGGTATGGAAGCTCAGCAAACGAATTTAGATGTTATTTCTAACAACATAGCTAACGTGAATACTGTTGGTTTCAAGAAATCAAGGGCAAACTTTGAAGATTTGATATATCAGGACATCAGAGACCCGGGCGTTATGAGTTCAGATGAAAATAGAGTCCCTTCCGGTATTCAGATAGGTCTCGGGGTGAAGGTTTCTGACGTCAGCAAGATATTTACGCAAGGTTCTCTGATGAAAACCGATAAGCCTTTAGACGTGGCTATTCAGGGGAAGGGATTCTTCAGGATAGAACTTCCCGGTGGGGGTTACGCTTATACGAGGGCTGGGGATTTCCAGCTTGACGATGAAGGTTACATCGTTACCCCTGAAGGCTATAGGTTGTCTCCTAACATTCAGATTTCTTCACCGGAAACGGTAGTTAACATTTCTATAAGCCCAAACGGTAAAGTTTACGTGGTTAGGAATACAGGGGGGCAGGAGGTTACAGAAGAGGTTGGTAACATAAAACTTTACAGATTTATCAATCCTGCCGGTTTGAAAGCTATTGGAGGTAATCTGTTAGTTCAAACAGACGCCTCTGGTGAAGCTATAGAAGGTGACCCTAACACTGATGGTTTCGGCAAGTTAGCGCAGGGCTTTTTAGAAGCTTCAAACGTTAACATAGTAGAAGAGATGGTGAATCTAATTGTTGCGCAGAGAGCCTATGAGATAAATTCTAAGGGAATAATAACCGCTGATGAAATGCTTAGGACTGTTGCGTCGCTTAAGTCTTAA
- the flgA gene encoding flagellar basal body P-ring formation chaperone FlgA: MKCLGLLRRLSLNFLFLFVFFFAVSAFGADVVLKDKAKVSSDFVYLKDIAVIKGSPVERQVLSGIVVSDSPYLCRTKVLNVNDVKNRVIDFLKKNGVNVKVSFKGSPIVEVKRLCAELPADKISQRLKSLIEKEYPGYIFVSASVPHITLPYSNFKTVISIQSLGDYYGRALCQVVVNGSVVKRIWIPFRVERKVSVVVAKRVIPKGKVISGADVVVKGIPQSKARDGIASLSEVVGKVAKRDFRAGEVIKRRDLVPNFIVFKGKPVKVIYDSGGIHIELLGVPMENGALGDIIRVKNISTGKQLICKVIGKNTVTFVSH, encoded by the coding sequence ATGAAATGCTTAGGACTGTTGCGTCGCTTAAGTCTTAATTTCCTTTTCCTCTTTGTTTTTTTCTTTGCTGTGTCGGCTTTTGGCGCTGACGTTGTTTTAAAGGACAAAGCTAAAGTCAGTTCCGATTTTGTGTACTTGAAGGACATTGCCGTTATCAAAGGTTCACCGGTTGAAAGACAGGTTCTTTCGGGTATTGTTGTTTCCGATTCTCCCTACCTCTGCCGAACGAAGGTTTTAAACGTTAATGACGTAAAGAACAGAGTTATTGACTTTCTTAAAAAGAACGGAGTTAACGTTAAGGTAAGTTTTAAAGGGTCTCCTATTGTTGAAGTTAAGCGTTTGTGCGCGGAGTTACCTGCTGATAAAATCTCGCAGCGGTTAAAGAGTTTGATAGAAAAGGAATATCCGGGCTATATCTTTGTTTCTGCTTCTGTGCCTCATATCACGTTGCCCTATTCTAACTTTAAGACGGTTATTTCTATTCAGTCTTTGGGAGATTATTACGGGCGTGCCTTATGTCAGGTGGTTGTAAATGGAAGCGTTGTTAAAAGAATCTGGATTCCCTTTAGAGTTGAAAGGAAGGTTAGCGTTGTAGTGGCAAAAAGAGTGATTCCTAAGGGGAAGGTAATAAGTGGTGCCGATGTCGTGGTTAAAGGTATCCCTCAAAGTAAAGCGAGAGACGGAATCGCTTCTCTTTCTGAGGTAGTCGGAAAGGTTGCTAAGAGGGATTTTAGGGCAGGGGAAGTTATAAAGAGGAGAGATTTAGTTCCTAACTTTATCGTTTTTAAGGGTAAGCCTGTAAAAGTTATATACGATAGCGGAGGAATTCATATAGAGCTTTTGGGCGTTCCTATGGAAAATGGGGCTTTAGGGGATATAATAAGAGTTAAAAACATTTCTACTGGAAAACAGCTGATATGCAAGGTTATTGGAAAAAATACCGTTACCTTTGTATCTCACTAA
- a CDS encoding flagellar basal body L-ring protein FlgH: protein MKVVYSPPPPPPAYSPKAASPGSLFNGYDNLFSDAKAHNIGDIVTIKVYESLSGSGSASTTTGKQTTFDINVNKPTILGKEVPGKTKNPLLNFSTSPKTDFKGQSSTKRDAKLIATITARVVKVYPNGNLYIVGEKIIKINDDVQVLKISGIVRPSDIEPDNSVSSSKIADMYVEYNGKGYVNENQRPGWLARFLMKIWPF, encoded by the coding sequence GTGAAGGTTGTTTATTCTCCACCACCTCCGCCGCCGGCTTATTCCCCGAAAGCTGCTTCTCCAGGTTCGCTGTTTAACGGCTATGACAATCTGTTTTCGGATGCTAAGGCTCATAACATTGGTGATATAGTAACTATAAAGGTTTATGAATCACTTTCCGGTTCAGGCAGCGCCTCTACTACTACCGGTAAGCAGACGACTTTTGATATTAACGTTAATAAGCCCACGATTTTAGGTAAGGAAGTTCCTGGAAAAACGAAAAATCCCCTCCTCAACTTCTCCACCTCTCCCAAAACCGACTTCAAGGGTCAAAGTTCAACGAAGAGAGATGCCAAACTCATAGCTACGATAACGGCGAGAGTGGTAAAAGTTTACCCGAACGGTAACCTTTACATAGTTGGAGAGAAGATTATAAAGATTAACGACGACGTTCAGGTGCTTAAAATTTCCGGTATAGTCAGACCTTCCGATATAGAGCCGGATAATTCCGTTTCTTCCTCTAAAATTGCTGATATGTACGTTGAGTATAACGGTAAAGGTTACGTGAACGAAAATCAGCGTCCTGGTTGGCTTGCAAGGTTTCTAATGAAAATCTGGCCCTTTTAA
- a CDS encoding flagellar basal body P-ring protein FlgI: protein MFGRLLLLFFLLTATAFGAKVKIGTEVNVVGVRPNYLTGYGIVVGLDGTGDGTTSVFTLQSIANMLRKMGIYVDPKSVKTKNAAAVIVTAKLPPFAKPGMTFDVEVASLGDAKSLANGVLIRTPLLGPDGKIYAFAQGPVSTGGGYTESNKGGKVQKNFSTTGIIPNGGIVERALPFELSDEKTLTLTLKHPDFSLANEIATVINRHFGKKLADAVDSATVRVSYPENVDRVKFISEVLNLQIDTTPEPTVVIYERTGTVIMSGDIKIDPPVYVSHGNIYVSVTKTPVVSQPPPFSSGNTTVTEKVTTTVKEEKGRIFSINSPSLRDLVKALNELGVSPGDLIAIIQAIKAAGKLHAKVIIM, encoded by the coding sequence ATGTTTGGAAGATTGCTACTGCTTTTCTTTCTGTTGACAGCTACGGCATTCGGAGCGAAGGTAAAGATAGGGACGGAAGTTAACGTTGTTGGCGTTAGACCCAACTACCTGACCGGATACGGTATTGTTGTTGGGCTTGACGGCACCGGTGATGGAACGACCAGCGTTTTTACTTTGCAGAGCATTGCAAACATGCTTCGCAAGATGGGTATTTACGTTGACCCTAAGAGCGTGAAAACGAAAAACGCTGCGGCAGTGATTGTTACTGCTAAGTTGCCTCCTTTCGCAAAGCCTGGTATGACTTTTGACGTTGAAGTGGCTTCTTTAGGAGATGCGAAAAGTCTTGCCAACGGCGTTTTGATAAGGACGCCCCTTTTAGGACCTGACGGCAAAATTTACGCTTTTGCTCAAGGTCCCGTTTCAACAGGAGGAGGTTATACCGAATCAAACAAAGGGGGTAAGGTACAGAAGAACTTTTCCACTACCGGAATTATCCCGAACGGTGGTATTGTTGAAAGGGCGCTTCCTTTTGAACTTAGCGATGAAAAGACGCTGACTCTTACCTTGAAGCATCCCGATTTTTCTTTAGCCAATGAGATAGCAACGGTCATTAACAGGCACTTTGGAAAGAAGTTGGCAGACGCTGTGGATTCAGCTACTGTAAGAGTGAGCTATCCTGAAAACGTTGATAGGGTGAAGTTCATTTCCGAAGTCTTGAACCTGCAGATAGATACGACTCCGGAACCTACCGTTGTTATCTATGAAAGGACGGGAACGGTAATAATGAGTGGAGATATTAAGATAGACCCGCCCGTTTACGTTTCTCACGGCAACATTTACGTTTCGGTTACCAAGACGCCTGTTGTTTCTCAACCGCCGCCGTTTTCAAGCGGTAACACCACCGTTACTGAAAAGGTTACAACAACGGTAAAAGAAGAGAAGGGGAGGATTTTTTCTATCAATTCTCCTTCTTTAAGGGATTTGGTTAAGGCTTTAAACGAGCTTGGCGTTTCACCAGGTGACCTGATAGCAATTATTCAGGCTATAAAAGCAGCCGGTAAATTACACGCTAAAGTTATAATAATGTAG
- a CDS encoding flagellar biosynthesis protein FlgJ — translation MLPEVEMAKSYWDLTSIEQEKKLKDVAKEFEAYFFRVFLKEAEKTIPEGLFNSSFAAKFYLDMFSMQLSEVIAQKDPLHFDSFFEKAIKAYQSYGKEG, via the coding sequence GTGCTTCCTGAAGTGGAGATGGCAAAAAGCTATTGGGATTTAACTTCTATTGAGCAAGAAAAGAAGCTTAAAGATGTTGCGAAAGAGTTTGAGGCGTACTTTTTCAGAGTTTTTCTAAAAGAAGCGGAAAAGACGATACCGGAAGGTTTGTTCAATAGCTCGTTTGCAGCCAAGTTTTACTTAGATATGTTTTCCATGCAGCTTTCTGAAGTTATCGCTCAAAAAGACCCACTTCATTTTGATTCTTTTTTTGAAAAAGCAATCAAAGCCTACCAGAGTTATGGAAAGGAAGGCTGA
- the flhA gene encoding flagellar biosynthesis protein FlhA: MKETLSLYYTKFYKYSDVLFVVLILAILASMILPIPPFVLDILLTASITFSLIILMVTVYVNHPLELSSFPSLLLLATLFRLSLNVATTRRILLHGNEGPDAAGSVIKAFGEFVVGGNYVVGLVVFFILVVINYIVITKGTERISEVAARFTLDAMPGKQMSIDADLNAGLIDEQEARRRREEIAREADFYGAMDGASKFIRGDAIAGIIITFINIIGGLIIGVFQHHMSFADAAKTFTLLTVGDGLVSQIPSLITSTAAGLMVTRAAAETDLGHEIFKQLTSYYKPLFMASLALAIMAIVPGMPTVPFALLSALIAAVAYMIYQSEKQKEIEEAEKKARELLKQSQKAEEKPEDIVVQPEPLALEIGYSLIPYVDESQNGEIVKKIRNLRKQIAKELGIIVPLIHLKDNLELKPGEYRILLRDVEIARGEVIPGKYLAIDTGGTKGKIEGIPTKEPAFGLTAYWIDESQKDRAKLLGYTVVDVPTVIVTHLSEVIKKHAHEIVSRIEVKQLVDNLSKKYPVVKDIVPEIVPYGILTKVVQNLLREGIPVKDLLTIIEAVSDNIEKTRDPDVLTEFARQALSRLITSLYAKDGVITALSLSPEVEDYIVEKVKQNNGYLPPLDPVFVQNLVKAVSQNVEKFIINQITPVILTSPAVRRYVRRILEPYLPSVAVLSYTEVEPGVKVNLIGTVKTE, from the coding sequence ATGAAAGAGACGCTTTCTCTTTACTACACTAAATTTTACAAATATTCCGATGTTCTTTTTGTCGTTCTTATACTTGCGATTTTGGCTTCAATGATACTCCCTATTCCTCCGTTTGTTCTGGATATTCTTTTAACAGCCAGTATTACATTTTCTCTCATTATCCTTATGGTGACTGTTTACGTTAACCACCCCCTTGAACTTTCTTCTTTTCCTTCTTTGCTTCTTTTAGCTACTCTTTTTAGGTTGTCCCTTAACGTTGCTACTACAAGGAGGATACTCCTTCACGGTAATGAAGGTCCTGACGCTGCAGGTAGCGTTATTAAGGCTTTTGGCGAGTTCGTTGTCGGTGGCAATTACGTTGTCGGTCTTGTAGTGTTTTTCATCTTGGTTGTTATTAACTATATCGTTATAACGAAAGGAACTGAACGTATTTCTGAAGTGGCAGCAAGGTTTACGCTTGATGCGATGCCTGGAAAGCAGATGAGTATAGATGCAGACCTTAACGCAGGATTGATAGATGAGCAGGAGGCAAGGAGGCGGAGAGAGGAAATAGCAAGAGAAGCAGACTTTTACGGCGCTATGGACGGTGCTTCAAAGTTCATTCGTGGTGATGCTATAGCAGGGATAATTATTACCTTTATCAACATTATAGGTGGTCTCATAATAGGTGTTTTTCAACATCACATGAGTTTTGCAGATGCAGCAAAAACGTTTACCCTTCTAACTGTAGGTGATGGTCTTGTTTCTCAAATTCCTTCACTAATTACCTCTACAGCTGCCGGTTTAATGGTAACAAGAGCTGCCGCTGAAACCGATTTAGGTCATGAGATATTTAAGCAGTTAACGAGCTACTATAAACCGCTTTTTATGGCATCTTTGGCTCTTGCTATTATGGCGATAGTTCCCGGCATGCCTACCGTTCCTTTCGCACTTCTTTCTGCACTTATAGCTGCTGTGGCTTACATGATATATCAGTCTGAAAAGCAGAAAGAGATAGAAGAAGCTGAGAAGAAAGCTCGTGAACTTTTAAAACAATCACAGAAAGCGGAAGAGAAACCTGAAGATATTGTTGTTCAACCCGAGCCTCTTGCTTTAGAGATAGGTTATTCGCTTATTCCTTACGTTGATGAGTCGCAGAACGGAGAAATCGTAAAGAAAATAAGAAATTTGCGTAAACAGATAGCCAAGGAGTTGGGGATAATAGTGCCTCTTATTCATTTAAAAGATAACCTTGAACTTAAACCCGGCGAGTATCGGATTCTGTTAAGGGATGTGGAAATAGCCAGAGGTGAGGTTATTCCGGGTAAATATTTAGCTATAGATACTGGAGGAACGAAAGGGAAGATAGAAGGTATTCCTACTAAAGAACCTGCATTCGGTTTAACTGCTTACTGGATAGACGAGAGTCAAAAAGATAGAGCCAAACTTTTGGGTTATACAGTAGTTGACGTTCCTACCGTTATAGTTACTCATCTATCGGAAGTCATAAAGAAACATGCTCATGAAATCGTTAGTAGGATAGAAGTTAAACAGTTAGTTGATAATCTTTCTAAAAAGTATCCTGTGGTAAAAGATATAGTTCCTGAGATTGTTCCTTACGGAATTCTTACAAAAGTTGTTCAAAATTTACTCAGGGAAGGAATTCCAGTGAAAGATTTGCTTACTATTATTGAAGCGGTGTCTGATAATATAGAGAAAACGAGAGACCCGGACGTTTTAACTGAGTTTGCGAGGCAGGCTCTTTCAAGGCTTATTACGAGTCTTTATGCGAAAGATGGAGTTATAACTGCTCTTTCTCTATCTCCGGAAGTTGAAGATTATATTGTGGAGAAGGTTAAGCAGAACAACGGTTATTTGCCTCCTCTTGATCCTGTATTTGTTCAGAATTTGGTAAAAGCTGTAAGCCAGAACGTTGAAAAGTTTATAATTAACCAGATAACGCCGGTGATATTGACCTCTCCGGCTGTTAGGAGATACGTAAGGCGCATATTAGAGCCTTACCTTCCAAGCGTTGCTGTGCTTTCTTATACGGAAGTAGAACCAGGCGTTAAGGTTAACCTAATAGGGACGGTTAAAACAGAATGA
- a CDS encoding flagellar biosynthesis protein FlhF produces MNVKVYEGKDFESVVEKAKKELGEDAYILYYEVEKRGIPPFRKKYFRVFFSVNGGKQKEGESVQEIQKVEKEIEELKQLVSEIKNAVENQSSVPLPVPEHIDNGVFLGKEILTEFTGDAVELIQILVKKGVKPEVAAEIVKESCGLDIETEKLDLNTSSFKEALLKGISAKINFTGDFQPKEGEKVVYAFVGPTGVGKTTNLFKLASKFVIEEDLKVGIITTDTFKVAAVQQVREYAHVLNIPYFVVSDSKKMKEVMEKIEDLDVILIDTVGRSHYDYWRLGEIKVTLSGLNVPLNVVLLVSCNYETSEAVEVVNRYRSFFPVNALFLTKLDETSKPGNLLNLPFITSLPLSYISTGQRVPEDLKVLSPEVITDILLGK; encoded by the coding sequence ATGAACGTGAAGGTTTATGAGGGAAAGGATTTTGAATCTGTGGTAGAAAAAGCGAAAAAAGAGTTGGGAGAAGATGCTTATATTCTTTATTACGAGGTAGAGAAGAGGGGGATTCCACCTTTCAGAAAAAAGTACTTTAGAGTGTTTTTCTCTGTAAACGGTGGGAAGCAGAAAGAGGGAGAGAGCGTTCAAGAGATTCAGAAAGTTGAAAAAGAGATAGAAGAATTAAAACAGTTAGTTTCAGAAATTAAAAATGCTGTAGAGAATCAATCAAGCGTTCCTTTGCCTGTTCCAGAACATATTGACAACGGCGTGTTTTTAGGAAAAGAGATACTTACTGAGTTTACAGGAGACGCTGTTGAACTGATACAGATTTTAGTTAAAAAAGGAGTTAAACCTGAAGTTGCTGCTGAAATTGTTAAAGAGTCCTGTGGACTTGATATAGAAACTGAAAAGCTTGACCTTAATACGTCTTCCTTTAAAGAAGCTCTTTTAAAAGGTATTTCTGCAAAAATTAACTTTACAGGAGATTTTCAGCCTAAAGAAGGAGAGAAGGTTGTTTACGCTTTTGTAGGTCCTACAGGTGTTGGTAAGACGACCAACCTTTTTAAGTTGGCTTCAAAATTTGTTATAGAGGAAGACCTAAAAGTTGGAATAATAACAACTGACACGTTTAAAGTGGCTGCCGTTCAGCAGGTTAGAGAGTATGCTCACGTTCTTAATATTCCCTACTTTGTTGTTTCCGATTCAAAGAAAATGAAAGAGGTTATGGAAAAGATAGAAGACTTGGACGTTATTCTTATTGATACTGTTGGTAGGAGTCATTACGACTACTGGCGATTGGGAGAAATAAAGGTTACTCTGTCTGGATTGAACGTACCTTTAAACGTTGTTTTGCTTGTAAGCTGTAATTACGAAACTTCTGAAGCTGTAGAGGTTGTTAACAGGTATAGGTCTTTCTTTCCAGTGAACGCTCTTTTCTTAACGAAGTTGGATGAAACTTCTAAGCCGGGTAACTTGCTCAACTTACCGTTTATAACTTCTTTGCCTCTTTCTTATATTAGTACCGGGCAAAGGGTTCCTGAAGACTTGAAAGTTCTTTCTCCTGAAGTTATTACAGACATTCTGTTAGGGAAATAG
- a CDS encoding MinD/ParA family ATP-binding protein: MNSQLESLAKAIKRKKKKKKRCKVITVSSGKGGVGKTGVSISLAYALSSIFGKKVLLLDCDIGLGNVHVVLNLRPDKSIRSLLNGEKIENVIQSVKGLDVILGFSGIESFIDFESFESADFIYQLEKVFENYDYVVIDNAAGLNKQTVSFSRIADSTYIVTTPEPTALTDAYAFVKSMYKLYDYSSFKVIINMCASKREGYKTYERLRDSAKTFLGLNLPLVGILPFSERVKECLLKKKLILESYPSDPYSLEIKRIVQLEVGEIIKEDLKEGFISRLLGFLK; this comes from the coding sequence ATGAATAGTCAATTGGAGAGTTTAGCTAAAGCTATCAAGAGGAAGAAAAAGAAAAAGAAGCGGTGTAAGGTAATAACTGTATCAAGCGGTAAAGGCGGTGTTGGTAAAACGGGAGTTTCCATTTCTTTAGCCTACGCCTTGTCTTCTATTTTTGGTAAAAAAGTGCTTCTACTTGATTGCGATATTGGGCTTGGGAACGTTCACGTTGTTTTAAATTTAAGACCGGATAAGAGTATTCGTTCTTTGCTTAACGGCGAAAAGATAGAAAATGTGATTCAGAGCGTAAAAGGACTTGATGTTATTTTGGGTTTTTCTGGGATAGAGAGTTTCATTGATTTTGAGTCTTTTGAATCGGCAGATTTTATCTACCAGTTGGAAAAAGTTTTTGAGAATTACGATTACGTGGTTATAGATAACGCAGCTGGTCTAAATAAGCAAACGGTTAGTTTTTCAAGAATTGCCGATTCTACTTATATCGTTACTACACCCGAACCGACTGCTTTAACGGATGCTTACGCTTTTGTTAAGTCTATGTACAAGCTGTACGACTATAGCAGCTTTAAGGTAATCATCAATATGTGTGCTTCCAAGAGAGAGGGCTATAAAACTTATGAAAGGTTGAGAGATTCGGCTAAAACCTTTTTGGGACTTAACTTGCCTCTTGTGGGAATCTTACCGTTTTCAGAAAGGGTAAAGGAATGTTTGTTGAAAAAGAAATTGATTCTTGAATCTTATCCTTCAGACCCTTATTCTTTGGAAATTAAGAGGATTGTTCAGCTTGAGGTAGGTGAGATTATTAAAGAGGATTTAAAGGAGGGATTTATCAGCAGGTTGTTAGGTTTCTTAAAGTGA
- a CDS encoding sigma-70 family RNA polymerase sigma factor: MYKKSKKEIVLENLPLVKKVASKIYKRLPDNTLEFEELVNVGVIGLIKAIDKYDENKAKFSTYAYIKIRGEILDFLRKLDFVSRGVREKIKNGEIEDIKGEAAVFLSIEEALFGDDSTLTLGDTLASADDSPEDIVVLKDLKEALAKAISQLNDNEKLVLQLLFVEEFDLKSAAEVMGVSVSRVSQIKKAALLKLREYLKDSV; this comes from the coding sequence ATGTACAAAAAGTCAAAAAAGGAAATCGTACTGGAAAACCTACCGTTGGTTAAAAAGGTGGCGAGTAAAATTTACAAAAGGCTTCCTGATAATACTCTTGAGTTTGAGGAGCTGGTAAACGTTGGAGTTATTGGTTTGATAAAAGCTATAGATAAGTATGATGAGAATAAGGCTAAATTTTCTACCTATGCTTATATAAAGATAAGGGGGGAGATTTTAGATTTTTTGAGAAAGTTGGATTTTGTTTCCAGGGGAGTTAGGGAGAAGATAAAGAATGGAGAGATTGAGGATATAAAGGGCGAAGCAGCAGTTTTTCTTAGTATAGAAGAAGCTCTTTTTGGAGATGATAGTACCTTGACTTTGGGCGATACGCTTGCTTCTGCAGATGATTCTCCTGAAGATATAGTTGTTTTAAAGGATTTGAAGGAAGCTTTAGCTAAGGCGATATCGCAGCTTAACGATAATGAAAAACTTGTACTTCAACTTCTTTTCGTTGAAGAATTTGATTTGAAGTCTGCAGCGGAAGTTATGGGAGTTTCAGTTTCCCGAGTTTCTCAGATTAAAAAGGCTGCTCTTTTAAAGTTAAGAGAGTACTTGAAAGATTCTGTATAA
- a CDS encoding tetratricopeptide repeat protein, translating to MRALLLVLVFFSFFLPLQGFAKLEKGSSLNLEREKILFQRGLRQFKIGSYSTALEYFLKALKPNSPYYRKALLMLAKTYYAIGRKTGEKKYLWQALNYIQLYFITFKEDEQLPWDYYYTKAKIYESLGFYEQALALYRVAFLAAKTEDEKIKTTVGIIRTAVWIRRPDMADEYYILISTSNFITPQEDKELEFVRGLMLFSKGRYKEALPFFFKVYRQYENYLIDNPEYYYYVAENVYRTGNLKLAEQLFRRIVSLTKDPLVVRKSILRLGDIELRRGNRKLAFVYYYSVIRDYPETQEAQVARLKIIPMMKYPEIKYRTELTKDKAFKDPIKYVAQILVNYRTTYVGVYALADLGYLVFKIGSPESVFKRLTWEVSLIFPQQVKYEQAEFFRSLWSPYLLSLPAEKMCELYRSNPEFFQSIFSRQVLLKVASDLKMCNMRRLRIKLLEFMIKKWNTDEDIILMAKALYDSREFEDALRFLSKVKDKHRCDYWKLVYEISIFLPEKRRSNLKPLETACRSEDLTVTAIKIYYLSANGKLENAFNLLKSNVETIVKEYNKSAVVKAAVDKFLDVALLRGNYGFSYALSKWLLEGGEKDCYTYSYFTISSVRLGRIKEAKSVLPDLKLCKDDFAKLAEIVYQDAVMQEELR from the coding sequence ATGAGAGCGCTGCTGTTAGTATTGGTGTTTTTTTCGTTTTTTTTACCGCTGCAAGGATTTGCCAAACTTGAAAAAGGTTCTTCCTTGAATCTTGAAAGAGAAAAGATTCTGTTTCAAAGGGGATTGAGGCAGTTTAAAATAGGCTCTTATTCAACTGCTCTTGAGTATTTTCTCAAAGCTTTAAAGCCTAACTCTCCGTATTACAGGAAAGCTCTTTTAATGCTTGCCAAAACCTACTACGCTATAGGTAGGAAAACGGGGGAGAAAAAATATCTGTGGCAGGCACTTAATTATATTCAGCTTTACTTCATTACTTTTAAAGAAGATGAGCAGCTTCCTTGGGACTACTATTACACTAAAGCGAAGATTTATGAATCTTTGGGTTTCTATGAGCAGGCTTTAGCCCTTTATAGGGTTGCTTTTTTGGCTGCGAAGACCGAGGATGAAAAGATAAAAACAACGGTGGGGATTATAAGAACAGCGGTGTGGATAAGAAGACCCGATATGGCAGATGAGTATTACATACTTATATCCACTTCTAATTTCATAACGCCGCAGGAAGATAAAGAATTGGAGTTTGTACGTGGTTTAATGCTGTTTAGCAAGGGAAGGTATAAAGAAGCTCTGCCGTTTTTCTTTAAAGTTTATAGGCAGTATGAAAATTATTTAATAGATAATCCGGAGTATTACTATTACGTAGCCGAAAACGTTTATAGAACCGGAAATTTAAAGTTAGCAGAGCAGCTTTTTAGAAGGATAGTAAGTCTTACTAAAGACCCTTTGGTTGTGAGGAAGTCTATTTTAAGGTTGGGGGATATTGAACTTAGGAGGGGAAATAGGAAGTTAGCTTTTGTTTACTACTATTCGGTGATTAGAGATTATCCTGAAACGCAGGAAGCTCAGGTTGCTCGTCTGAAGATAATTCCTATGATGAAGTATCCAGAGATTAAGTACAGGACGGAGCTTACGAAAGATAAAGCATTTAAAGACCCTATAAAGTATGTGGCTCAAATTTTAGTAAATTATAGAACTACTTACGTAGGAGTTTACGCTCTTGCAGATTTGGGATATCTGGTTTTCAAAATAGGTTCTCCAGAAAGCGTTTTTAAAAGACTTACATGGGAAGTTTCTCTTATTTTTCCTCAACAGGTAAAGTATGAGCAAGCGGAGTTTTTCCGCTCTTTGTGGTCGCCATATTTGTTGTCTCTTCCTGCTGAAAAGATGTGTGAACTTTATAGGTCTAATCCTGAGTTTTTCCAGAGTATTTTTAGCAGACAGGTTCTTTTGAAAGTAGCTTCAGACCTTAAGATGTGTAATATGAGGAGACTACGAATAAAGCTTTTAGAGTTTATGATTAAAAAGTGGAATACCGATGAGGACATAATATTAATGGCTAAGGCTTTGTATGATAGCAGGGAGTTTGAGGATGCTCTTCGTTTTCTGAGCAAGGTTAAAGATAAGCACAGGTGTGATTATTGGAAGTTGGTTTATGAGATTTCCATTTTTCTTCCTGAAAAGAGACGTAGTAATTTAAAGCCGTTGGAAACAGCTTGCAGAAGTGAGGATTTAACGGTTACTGCAATTAAAATCTACTATTTATCCGCAAATGGAAAACTTGAGAATGCTTTTAATCTTTTAAAAAGTAATGTAGAAACTATAGTAAAAGAGTATAATAAATCAGCGGTTGTTAAGGCAGCAGTTGATAAGTTTTTGGATGTGGCTCTGTTAAGAGGGAATTATGGTTTTTCTTACGCTCTCTCCAAGTGGTTGTTGGAAGGAGGGGAAAAGGATTGCTATACTTATAGTTACTTTACCATCTCTTCTGTGAGGTTGGGTAGGATTAAGGAAGCAAAAAGCGTTTTGCCTGATTTGAAATTATGTAAGGACGACTTTGCGAAGCTTGCAGAGATTGTTTATCAGGATGCTGTGATGCAGGAGGAGTTGAGATGA